A genomic stretch from Rubripirellula reticaptiva includes:
- a CDS encoding WD40 domain-containing protein → MKQIYILAVSLSCFLVQVSVTSGEETATVSFRSDIAPILLDSCLACHGPKKAEGGYRVDTYKELLKAGDSGELPIAASPDQVNELLRRVACDDESERMPAESEPLAAEQIELIRKWIAAGGKFDGEDAGQSLTLVIPPVKYADPPEVYSQAIPITATIFSPDGKLIVTSGYHELVVWNTEDAKLVRRIKNVGQRVFALAFSSDGQTLAVGCGEPGRSGEVRLVDFNSGEIKGVVARTNDVVLDIAYRPGTNELAIASSDSTIRIVDVKTLQEIRSIASHADWVTAVAWSDDGTRLASASRDKSAKVYDGATGELLSSYLGHGAAVRGVSILADNKQVVSVGADNKLHRWNVEGAKKVAEVGVGGEGYKLIRNGTDLFVPCSDHRLLRIDLATNKIAQEYKGHSDWVLSACYQPNTAGDDKRNYIASSSFSGEIRIWNIADAAIVRHWIAKP, encoded by the coding sequence ATGAAACAAATCTACATTCTTGCTGTTTCGCTAAGCTGCTTTCTGGTCCAAGTGTCGGTCACCTCAGGCGAAGAAACTGCGACGGTCAGCTTTCGCAGTGATATTGCTCCGATTCTGCTGGACAGTTGCCTCGCTTGTCATGGTCCCAAGAAAGCAGAAGGCGGCTATCGAGTCGATACTTATAAAGAGCTGCTTAAGGCGGGTGACTCGGGCGAATTGCCGATCGCTGCTTCGCCGGATCAAGTCAACGAGTTGCTACGACGCGTGGCCTGCGACGACGAATCGGAACGCATGCCGGCTGAGAGCGAACCTCTTGCGGCGGAGCAGATTGAGTTGATCAGGAAATGGATTGCCGCCGGCGGTAAGTTCGATGGTGAGGATGCTGGCCAGTCGCTGACGCTGGTTATTCCACCAGTCAAATACGCTGACCCGCCGGAAGTCTACAGCCAAGCCATTCCAATCACGGCGACGATCTTCTCTCCTGACGGAAAGCTGATTGTTACCAGCGGCTATCACGAGTTAGTCGTCTGGAATACCGAGGACGCGAAACTCGTTCGGCGGATCAAAAATGTCGGGCAACGTGTCTTTGCGTTGGCGTTTTCATCGGACGGACAAACATTGGCCGTCGGTTGTGGCGAGCCTGGACGAAGTGGAGAGGTGCGACTTGTCGATTTCAATTCAGGTGAAATCAAAGGCGTTGTTGCGAGAACCAACGACGTCGTGTTGGACATCGCCTATCGGCCTGGGACCAATGAACTTGCTATCGCTTCGTCTGACAGCACCATCCGCATCGTCGATGTTAAGACCCTGCAGGAAATTCGGTCGATCGCGAGTCACGCGGATTGGGTCACTGCGGTAGCTTGGAGCGACGACGGCACGCGACTGGCATCGGCCAGTCGTGACAAATCGGCAAAGGTGTACGACGGAGCCACGGGTGAATTGCTTTCGAGCTATCTAGGACACGGAGCAGCGGTGCGAGGCGTATCGATTCTCGCCGACAACAAGCAGGTTGTTTCCGTTGGAGCGGACAACAAGCTGCACCGATGGAATGTCGAAGGCGCCAAGAAAGTTGCGGAAGTTGGCGTTGGTGGTGAAGGTTACAAACTGATCCGCAACGGAACCGATCTCTTCGTGCCCTGTTCCGACCACCGACTGCTGCGAATCGATCTCGCCACCAATAAGATTGCCCAAGAATACAAGGGGCACAGTGATTGGGTGCTGTCAGCATGCTACCAGCCGAACACTGCGGGTGACGACAAACGTAACTACATCGCCAGCAGCTCTTTTAGCGGAGAAATTCGCATTTGGAACATCGCCGACGCCGCAATCGTTCGCCATTGGATCGCCAAGCCGTAG
- a CDS encoding DUF1549 domain-containing protein, whose product MNSSPNENVPSSYRMKPMRNRTYTLCLVSLAWLCLSLHATAQTINSVQPRTFKPGQTTQLLIQGTDLNDSLRIASSEESVRWQVEKIEPTQVTVALTLSEDVQLGPMSLWLTTATGVVKPHVVIVDDLDAVKDSGNNHSIETAQQLSTRSTVEGVCDASVSDFYRIHATAGERIAVEVHTQQLRSAMDPVLRVLNAAGETLIQADDSLVGPDCRFSYQFTEEGDYWLQIQDSRNAAGGAAYQLRIGDFPIVNQCYPLAVRSGEKTSVAFSGPDGERLPAREMDVPAGAPGNMLVRAKFDDGQSSSWVPLYCSPYPQLIEAASNDSLTLPIGINGRLGQPQEVDNYLIRCAKGQVIRIAAKTRSLGSPTLLQMQLFNAAGAKIAETKVTDADEWSFDATLPEDGDYRLDVTDLLKRGGDEFAYHIECAPSGSFSVALKADAATREAFMIEPEHGACALDLQISRFGYDGEIELALTNAESGLRIVNPRIPAKVAEAKIYLTASEAWKSDSLDVVRISATSVDNPEQSCVVNSHSLRRVKEPFVLAPSTQADGVIVLAATTTTDAPFTMEPTAPVQFARPVRSHSAALTPKRIQAEFKAGVDVLSSALPAGWNASTKVDKESYTLTLLRSDQATGEPEQLPLLVFGEFNGHGRIETYNLPIQWIDPVRVTTKFSEPFVRGGRVRAEVHLLREGTDPQPVTITFASLPVGITGPESLVVSADQSHAEFDLQITADAALDVAHELTVNAASKYAGQDFTVASTHALPKLDDSPTNLIVYPSEIVLADSRGRQQMAVTGTDVQNLPRDWTRHARLTSSNPQVAEVRDGVVYPIADGEAEVVVEVGMHRQVIPVRVSNVTTPRKIEFESEVLVALSKQGCNSGACHGSPSGKGGFRLSLRAFDMKLDELTLIREDFGRRTNSLDAEQSLLLLKPLMKVAHGGGKQLHKDDAAYAILRDWIASGANADPADTPRVTKLEVYPNQKQILAVKDGGQQLAVTAHLADGRRRDVTHLVAYETSDTAVATVDVNGFVTPHERGEVAILVRLLEYIESVPLMFVENLDDFEWKSLAPNNYIDELVNAKLQQLQYLPAETCSDDEFLRRVSLDLLGILPTIEETTAFLADTGERKRDRLVDALLQREEYAKFWSLKWGDLLRMTSKLVGDEGVYKYHRWVEQSLHENMPYDQFAKELLTGAGSTLSNPPANFYRTSTDMNECVETISQVFLGARLQCAKCHNHPFERWTQDNYYGLGSFFNRVQRRKTDRPGEMFVYTSFSGDVTQPRTGQVMAPWLPQVGSIQSPGDTDRRLAFADWLVNPDNPYFARIEANRIWSQLFARGIVDPIDDFRDSNPPSNAALLDALAKDFVESGYDRKHLLRVILNSRTYQASYQTTEFNQEDTKYFSHQEPRLLGAEQLLDAINRTLALEQKFGSLPAGTLATQLPAPDVVKVDFLKVFGQPERSTVCACERADDSNLGMAIELFNGPMIHEKLRDTNNRFRKALAAGKPVEEVIRDIYLASVCRPPSDIELKASLEHCSKNPDPVVGVEDVCWALFNTDEFLFQH is encoded by the coding sequence ATGAACTCCTCGCCTAATGAAAACGTTCCATCGTCCTACCGAATGAAGCCCATGCGAAACCGAACTTACACGCTTTGCTTAGTGAGTCTCGCTTGGCTGTGTTTGTCGCTTCACGCCACAGCCCAAACGATCAATTCGGTGCAGCCGCGAACCTTCAAGCCGGGGCAAACGACCCAGTTGCTGATTCAAGGCACGGACTTGAACGACTCGCTGCGAATCGCATCCAGTGAAGAATCGGTGCGGTGGCAAGTCGAAAAGATCGAGCCTACTCAAGTCACCGTCGCTCTGACGCTATCCGAAGACGTGCAACTTGGCCCGATGAGTCTGTGGCTGACGACAGCGACGGGCGTAGTCAAACCCCATGTGGTCATCGTCGACGACTTAGATGCGGTGAAGGACAGCGGCAACAATCACTCGATCGAAACGGCGCAACAGCTATCCACGCGATCAACTGTCGAAGGTGTTTGCGATGCGTCGGTCAGCGATTTCTATCGAATCCATGCGACTGCGGGTGAACGGATTGCCGTCGAAGTCCACACGCAGCAGCTTCGCTCCGCAATGGACCCAGTGCTTCGCGTGCTCAATGCCGCTGGAGAGACACTGATCCAAGCTGACGACAGTTTGGTCGGTCCCGATTGCCGGTTCAGTTACCAATTCACAGAGGAAGGCGACTACTGGCTGCAGATTCAAGACAGCCGCAATGCCGCCGGTGGCGCAGCTTATCAATTGCGAATCGGTGACTTCCCAATCGTCAACCAGTGTTATCCACTCGCTGTGCGCAGTGGCGAAAAGACTTCGGTTGCCTTCTCCGGACCCGATGGAGAACGGTTGCCAGCACGCGAGATGGACGTTCCTGCCGGAGCTCCAGGCAACATGCTAGTTCGTGCCAAATTCGACGACGGACAATCTTCTAGTTGGGTACCGCTCTATTGCAGTCCGTATCCGCAATTGATTGAGGCTGCGTCAAACGACAGTCTGACATTGCCGATCGGCATCAACGGTCGTTTAGGGCAACCGCAAGAAGTCGATAACTATCTCATCCGTTGTGCCAAGGGACAAGTCATTCGCATCGCTGCGAAAACGCGCAGCCTGGGCAGTCCCACGCTATTGCAAATGCAGTTGTTCAACGCTGCCGGAGCGAAGATTGCTGAAACCAAAGTCACCGACGCTGACGAGTGGAGCTTTGATGCGACGCTGCCCGAAGATGGTGACTATCGTTTGGACGTCACCGACTTGCTGAAACGTGGCGGCGATGAGTTTGCTTACCACATCGAATGCGCTCCGTCCGGATCGTTTAGCGTTGCACTCAAAGCCGACGCAGCGACACGGGAAGCATTCATGATCGAACCCGAGCACGGCGCATGTGCTCTGGACCTGCAAATCTCGCGGTTCGGTTACGACGGTGAGATCGAACTCGCGCTGACGAACGCGGAATCAGGTTTGCGAATCGTGAATCCTCGCATTCCCGCGAAAGTCGCCGAGGCGAAAATTTACCTGACTGCAAGTGAAGCATGGAAATCCGACAGCCTGGACGTCGTGCGAATCAGTGCGACCTCCGTCGACAATCCCGAACAAAGTTGCGTCGTCAACAGTCACTCGCTGCGACGCGTCAAGGAGCCGTTTGTGCTTGCTCCTTCGACGCAAGCCGACGGCGTGATTGTACTCGCCGCTACGACGACCACCGATGCGCCGTTCACGATGGAACCAACCGCTCCGGTACAGTTCGCTCGTCCCGTTCGTTCGCACTCGGCCGCACTGACGCCCAAAAGAATCCAAGCCGAATTCAAAGCGGGCGTCGATGTGCTCTCCAGTGCGTTGCCTGCTGGTTGGAACGCGAGCACGAAAGTGGATAAGGAATCGTACACGTTAACGCTGTTGCGCAGCGACCAAGCCACGGGTGAACCCGAGCAACTGCCGTTGCTGGTCTTCGGTGAGTTCAACGGACACGGACGCATCGAAACTTATAACTTGCCGATCCAGTGGATTGATCCCGTTCGCGTCACGACAAAATTTTCGGAACCGTTTGTGCGTGGCGGACGAGTTCGCGCGGAAGTGCATCTACTGCGTGAGGGAACGGATCCGCAGCCAGTAACCATTACGTTTGCGAGCTTACCAGTCGGCATCACAGGGCCTGAGTCGCTTGTCGTCTCCGCCGATCAATCACATGCGGAATTCGATTTGCAAATCACTGCTGACGCCGCACTCGATGTTGCTCATGAGCTAACCGTCAACGCCGCCAGCAAATACGCAGGTCAGGATTTCACGGTCGCATCGACACACGCATTGCCGAAGCTGGACGATAGTCCCACGAATCTGATCGTGTACCCGAGCGAGATTGTGTTAGCAGATTCGCGTGGCAGACAGCAAATGGCGGTCACCGGAACCGACGTGCAAAATCTGCCGCGCGACTGGACTCGCCATGCACGACTCACTTCATCCAACCCACAAGTTGCCGAGGTGCGTGACGGAGTCGTTTATCCGATTGCTGATGGAGAAGCCGAAGTTGTCGTCGAAGTTGGTATGCATCGACAAGTCATCCCGGTCCGAGTTTCCAACGTCACCACGCCGCGTAAGATCGAGTTCGAGTCCGAAGTCTTGGTCGCGTTGTCCAAGCAAGGTTGCAACTCCGGTGCTTGTCATGGTTCGCCGAGCGGCAAAGGCGGGTTTCGCTTGTCGCTACGCGCCTTTGATATGAAACTCGACGAGTTGACGTTGATCCGCGAAGACTTTGGTCGTCGTACGAACTCGCTGGATGCTGAACAAAGCCTGCTGTTGCTCAAACCCTTGATGAAAGTTGCGCACGGCGGTGGCAAGCAGTTGCACAAAGACGATGCGGCTTATGCGATTTTGCGAGACTGGATTGCCAGCGGTGCGAATGCTGACCCCGCGGACACGCCACGCGTCACCAAGCTTGAGGTCTATCCGAATCAAAAACAAATATTGGCGGTCAAAGACGGCGGCCAGCAACTGGCCGTCACGGCTCACCTTGCCGATGGTCGCCGGCGTGACGTAACGCATCTGGTCGCCTACGAAACTTCCGACACGGCTGTCGCGACCGTTGATGTCAATGGCTTTGTGACCCCACATGAACGCGGTGAAGTTGCGATCTTGGTGCGGTTGCTGGAGTACATCGAATCCGTGCCGTTGATGTTTGTCGAGAACTTGGACGATTTCGAGTGGAAGTCTCTGGCGCCGAACAACTACATCGACGAACTTGTGAATGCCAAACTGCAACAACTGCAGTACTTGCCCGCAGAAACATGCAGCGACGATGAGTTCCTGCGACGGGTCAGTTTGGACCTGCTCGGAATTTTACCCACCATTGAAGAAACAACCGCGTTCTTAGCGGATACCGGCGAGCGTAAACGCGATCGGTTGGTTGACGCGCTGCTCCAGCGAGAAGAGTACGCGAAGTTCTGGTCGCTGAAGTGGGGCGACTTGCTGAGGATGACTAGCAAGTTGGTCGGCGACGAAGGAGTCTACAAATACCATCGCTGGGTCGAACAGTCGCTGCATGAAAACATGCCTTACGACCAGTTTGCCAAAGAACTGCTCACCGGTGCCGGCAGTACGCTGTCCAACCCGCCCGCGAATTTCTATCGCACCTCCACCGACATGAACGAATGTGTGGAAACCATCTCGCAAGTCTTCCTCGGTGCGAGACTGCAGTGCGCCAAATGCCACAATCATCCCTTCGAGCGCTGGACGCAAGACAATTACTATGGACTTGGCTCGTTCTTCAATCGTGTCCAACGACGCAAGACGGATCGACCCGGTGAGATGTTTGTCTACACCAGCTTTTCCGGCGACGTGACGCAGCCCAGAACCGGCCAAGTCATGGCCCCCTGGTTGCCGCAAGTCGGCAGCATCCAGTCGCCCGGCGACACCGACCGACGCCTCGCGTTCGCCGATTGGTTAGTGAATCCTGACAATCCGTATTTTGCCCGAATCGAAGCCAATCGCATTTGGAGTCAACTCTTTGCGCGAGGCATTGTCGATCCCATCGACGACTTCCGCGACTCCAATCCTCCATCGAACGCAGCCCTGTTGGACGCGCTCGCGAAGGACTTTGTCGAAAGCGGCTATGACCGAAAGCATTTGCTGCGAGTCATCTTGAACAGCCGGACTTATCAAGCGAGTTACCAAACAACGGAGTTCAACCAGGAGGACACCAAGTACTTCTCGCATCAAGAGCCTCGTTTGCTGGGAGCAGAACAATTGCTCGACGCCATCAATCGGACCCTAGCACTCGAACAGAAATTTGGCAGCCTACCCGCAGGCACGCTCGCGACCCAATTGCCAGCTCCGGATGTCGTCAAAGTTGATTTCTTGAAAGTTTTCGGCCAACCCGAACGAAGCACCGTTTGTGCGTGTGAACGAGCTGACGATTCCAATCTGGGCATGGCCATCGAGTTGTTCAACGGACCGATGATCCACGAGAAGTTGCGAGACACTAACAATCGTTTCCGCAAAGCCTTGGCAGCCGGGAAGCCAGTCGAAGAAGTCATTCGCGACATCTATTTAGCATCCGTCTGTCGCCCACCGTCCGACATCGAGCTAAAAGCCTCGCTCGAGCATTGCAGCAAGAATCCAGATCCAGTCGTGGGAGTTGAGGATGTTTGTTGGGCCTTATTCAATACCGACGAGTTTTTGTTCCAGCATTAA
- a CDS encoding DUF1501 domain-containing protein, producing the protein MSFRETSMPTGCNEFRRFNRLNRRQVLQAGAISALGLGLGDLESRLALAQENGLSLPAKRAKACIFLFMWGGPSQLETFDMKPDAPAEVRGTFNPISTKVPGIQICEHFTQLASMTDKLAIIRSLTHDDPAHLSSGHATLTGQLAPVLKSDADPPSAKDSPHLGALVSKLRPSTNGLPSFVAMPWKAFHPAAPGGEAPGQHGGWLGSAYDGMLLGGDPNDPNWHPQGLSLPADIGIGRLESRVELLKTLDAQRANLHRSLGASSYGNHQARAMQMIGSGNVRSAFDLTQESDATRERYGRNIHGQCVLMARRLVEHGVPLISVNWHNDGKNFWDTHGDNFNRLKNDLIPPADRALAALLTDLEERGLLDETIVAWVGEFGRKPQITANNAGREHWPFCYSGLLAGGGIRPGMVYGSSDKHAAYPASDPVTPQDFATTILHAMGLPTETALLDRENRPHRITSGRVLHELLA; encoded by the coding sequence ATGTCATTTCGTGAAACAAGCATGCCAACGGGCTGCAACGAATTTCGACGTTTCAATCGCTTGAACCGTCGGCAAGTATTGCAGGCGGGTGCGATCTCGGCGCTCGGTCTGGGCTTGGGTGATTTGGAATCGCGACTGGCGCTCGCACAAGAAAACGGACTGAGCTTGCCAGCCAAGCGTGCCAAGGCATGCATCTTCTTGTTCATGTGGGGCGGGCCAAGTCAACTGGAAACGTTCGACATGAAGCCCGATGCGCCGGCGGAAGTGCGTGGCACCTTCAACCCGATCTCAACCAAAGTTCCAGGCATTCAAATCTGCGAACACTTCACGCAGCTCGCATCGATGACGGACAAGCTCGCGATCATTCGCTCACTCACGCACGACGATCCCGCTCACTTGTCCAGCGGACATGCAACGCTCACTGGTCAGCTCGCACCGGTGCTCAAGAGCGACGCTGATCCGCCGAGCGCCAAGGACTCGCCGCACTTGGGCGCATTGGTATCGAAGCTTCGCCCCAGTACGAATGGTTTGCCGTCCTTTGTTGCCATGCCATGGAAAGCGTTTCATCCTGCCGCACCCGGCGGCGAAGCGCCTGGGCAACACGGTGGCTGGTTGGGTTCGGCCTACGACGGCATGTTGCTGGGTGGCGATCCCAATGATCCAAACTGGCACCCGCAAGGACTGTCACTACCAGCGGACATTGGGATTGGACGTTTGGAATCGCGAGTGGAATTGCTGAAGACGCTCGACGCTCAGCGTGCGAACCTGCATCGTTCGCTCGGCGCGTCATCCTATGGGAACCACCAAGCACGCGCGATGCAAATGATCGGTTCAGGCAACGTGCGTTCAGCGTTTGATTTGACTCAAGAAAGCGACGCAACGCGTGAACGTTACGGTCGCAACATTCACGGCCAATGCGTCTTGATGGCTCGGCGCTTGGTTGAACATGGCGTGCCGCTGATCTCAGTGAATTGGCACAACGACGGCAAAAACTTCTGGGACACACACGGCGACAATTTCAATCGCTTGAAGAACGACTTGATCCCACCCGCCGACCGAGCACTCGCAGCACTTTTGACGGACTTAGAAGAACGCGGCTTGCTGGACGAAACCATTGTAGCGTGGGTCGGCGAGTTTGGTCGTAAGCCACAGATTACGGCGAACAATGCGGGCCGCGAACACTGGCCGTTTTGCTACAGCGGCCTACTGGCCGGCGGCGGCATTCGGCCAGGCATGGTTTATGGCTCAAGCGACAAACACGCTGCCTACCCCGCATCCGATCCTGTCACGCCACAGGATTTCGCCACCACGATCTTGCATGCAATGGGGCTGCCAACCGAAACCGCGCTGCTCGATCGCGAAAACCGACCTCACCGAATCACCTCAGGGAGAGTCTTGCATGAACTCCTCGCCTAA
- a CDS encoding DUF1501 domain-containing protein, which produces MSKRVQESQCSWQHARRSRRDALQAGAIGILGLGMNHLAGLRQATAAEGRQPSGKARSCIFIFLSGGLSQHDSFDMKPNAPDNIRGEFQPRATKTPGLQICEHLPKLAERSQMWSLCRSLTHGSNEHSAAHHIMLTGHSELPAGFSPNNPSRSDRASIAAVTGYAMRAKQQNNLPTAVVLPERLVHNSGRVIPGQHSGPMGPQHDPWMIEASPFHNTSYGAFPEYAFDHQDRGKPDERLFQAPQLSLPDGLGMQAINGRLALLESLNRQREDLASYAQVENFDRLRQGAVSLLTESSVHQALNVTNADEKHLDRYGRNSFGWSLLMARRLVGAGVSLVQVNLGNDETWDTHGNAFPHLKNNLFPPTDQAVSALLDDLHSTGELDETLIVMAGEFGRTPQITLLEKHYKLPGRDHWGAVQSVLFAGGGIRGGNVVGKSDARGAYPDEQPVKPENFAATIYDALGVPATAAWHDAQNRPHHIYHGEPIAGLS; this is translated from the coding sequence GTGAGCAAGCGAGTTCAAGAGTCGCAATGCAGTTGGCAACATGCGAGGCGTTCACGTCGCGACGCGTTGCAAGCGGGTGCCATTGGAATTCTTGGACTCGGCATGAATCATCTCGCTGGGTTGCGCCAGGCGACTGCGGCGGAGGGTCGTCAGCCCAGCGGCAAAGCGAGATCGTGCATCTTCATTTTTCTTTCAGGTGGATTGTCGCAGCACGATAGCTTTGACATGAAGCCGAACGCTCCCGACAACATTCGCGGTGAGTTCCAACCTCGCGCTACGAAGACTCCGGGACTGCAGATTTGCGAACACCTACCGAAACTCGCCGAGCGAAGCCAGATGTGGTCGCTTTGTCGTTCGCTAACCCACGGCTCCAACGAACACTCCGCCGCCCATCACATCATGTTGACGGGTCATTCCGAGTTGCCGGCTGGATTCAGTCCGAATAACCCGAGCCGATCCGATCGAGCGTCGATTGCTGCGGTGACGGGCTATGCGATGCGTGCGAAACAGCAAAACAATTTGCCAACAGCCGTCGTGTTGCCAGAACGACTTGTGCACAACAGCGGACGCGTGATCCCTGGGCAACACTCCGGTCCGATGGGGCCGCAACACGATCCCTGGATGATCGAAGCGTCGCCGTTCCACAACACTTCGTATGGTGCGTTTCCCGAGTACGCGTTCGATCACCAGGATCGCGGCAAGCCAGACGAACGTCTGTTTCAAGCCCCGCAACTTTCCTTGCCAGACGGACTTGGCATGCAGGCCATCAACGGTCGGCTAGCGCTGTTGGAGTCGCTTAATCGCCAGCGTGAGGACCTCGCATCGTACGCTCAAGTCGAGAACTTCGATCGCTTGCGGCAAGGAGCGGTGTCCCTGTTGACGGAATCCTCCGTGCATCAAGCACTAAACGTAACGAACGCGGACGAGAAGCATCTTGATCGTTATGGTCGCAACTCGTTTGGTTGGTCGTTGCTGATGGCGCGGCGACTGGTCGGCGCGGGAGTCAGCCTCGTGCAGGTTAATTTAGGCAACGATGAAACGTGGGACACGCACGGCAATGCGTTCCCGCACTTGAAGAACAATTTATTTCCTCCGACTGATCAAGCCGTTTCGGCTTTGCTGGATGATTTGCATTCGACGGGCGAATTGGATGAGACGCTGATCGTGATGGCCGGCGAGTTTGGGCGTACGCCACAGATCACTTTGCTTGAAAAACATTACAAATTGCCAGGCCGCGACCACTGGGGCGCCGTCCAATCGGTTTTGTTCGCCGGCGGCGGGATTCGCGGCGGCAACGTCGTTGGTAAGTCGGATGCGCGAGGTGCGTATCCCGACGAACAACCAGTCAAGCCGGAGAACTTCGCTGCAACGATCTACGACGCCTTGGGAGTCCCAGCCACCGCCGCTTGGCATGACGCACAGAATCGCCCCCACCACATTTACCACGGCGAACCCATCGCCGGTTTGAGTTAG
- a CDS encoding DUF1501 domain-containing protein, with amino-acid sequence MLNPLYGLDRRGLLCAAAAGVAGSMLPKGISLAGDPMSDKPVGFGKAKSVLIVLLSGGPSQLDTLDPKPDAPAEVRGEFSPISTTIPGVQVCEHLPKLAQQTDRWAIVRTLAHREHNHLLATHVALTGRPTPVPRGGSDLDRVETRNDFPNYASALDFIRPRTDGMPSGVSLPNYLIEGPLTWPGQHSGFLGAKHDPWQINGDPNDKDFRMQALSMREGVSTGRLQSRRQLLDKLNRGHSRLTGVETDSLRDQQNLAYGLLTSGKLTDAFEINRETDATRDRYGRNKFGQSLLLSKRMIEAGVPVVQATMGIVQTWDTHTDNWGKLKNTLLPQLDQGLAALTDDLTASGLMDETLLIVMGEFGRTPKVSTLPGQTIPGRDHWAHAYSGLFAGAGIQGGQVLGQTDGQAAYPVTNSWSPADICSTIFNALGVNSSATLMDPLNRPHHLLNGNVISNLYTGASA; translated from the coding sequence ATGCTGAATCCTCTCTATGGATTGGACCGTCGAGGTTTGCTTTGCGCCGCTGCTGCGGGCGTCGCTGGATCGATGCTGCCGAAAGGTATCTCATTGGCGGGCGATCCCATGTCCGACAAGCCGGTCGGATTTGGTAAGGCCAAGTCGGTGCTGATCGTGCTGCTTAGTGGTGGTCCGAGCCAACTTGACACGCTCGATCCAAAGCCTGACGCGCCGGCGGAAGTGCGCGGTGAGTTCTCGCCGATCTCGACGACGATTCCCGGTGTTCAGGTCTGCGAACACTTGCCAAAGCTCGCACAACAGACCGATCGCTGGGCCATCGTACGGACGCTCGCCCATCGCGAACACAATCATCTGCTGGCGACGCATGTGGCGTTGACCGGTCGTCCTACGCCGGTGCCGCGCGGTGGATCGGATTTGGATCGCGTTGAAACACGCAACGATTTTCCCAACTACGCCTCGGCCTTGGATTTCATTCGTCCGCGCACCGATGGCATGCCTTCGGGTGTTTCGCTACCGAACTATTTGATCGAAGGCCCTTTGACTTGGCCCGGTCAACACTCTGGCTTTCTAGGCGCGAAGCATGATCCGTGGCAAATCAATGGCGATCCGAACGACAAAGATTTTCGGATGCAGGCGCTCTCGATGCGCGAGGGTGTCTCAACAGGACGATTGCAATCGCGACGACAGCTGCTTGATAAATTGAATCGTGGACATAGCAGGTTGACGGGAGTCGAAACCGATTCACTCCGCGATCAACAGAACCTCGCCTACGGCTTGCTGACTTCGGGCAAGTTGACGGACGCTTTCGAGATCAATCGCGAGACCGATGCCACGCGAGATCGTTACGGTCGCAACAAATTCGGGCAATCGCTGCTATTGTCCAAACGTATGATCGAAGCTGGCGTGCCGGTCGTCCAAGCGACGATGGGAATCGTGCAGACTTGGGACACGCATACCGACAACTGGGGCAAGCTAAAGAACACGTTGTTGCCGCAGTTGGATCAAGGCTTGGCGGCGCTCACCGATGACTTGACGGCGAGCGGCTTGATGGACGAAACGCTGCTGATCGTGATGGGTGAATTCGGACGGACGCCGAAAGTTAGCACCTTGCCCGGCCAAACGATTCCCGGCCGCGACCATTGGGCTCACGCGTATTCCGGTCTGTTCGCGGGAGCCGGAATCCAAGGCGGACAAGTACTCGGCCAGACTGACGGACAAGCGGCTTACCCGGTAACAAACTCGTGGTCGCCGGCGGATATCTGCAGCACGATCTTCAATGCCCTGGGTGTCAATTCGAGTGCGACCCTTATGGATCCACTTAATCGCCCGCATCATTTGCTCAACGGCAACGTCATCTCGAATCTGTACACGGGAGCGTCAGCGTGA